A single region of the Triticum dicoccoides isolate Atlit2015 ecotype Zavitan chromosome 2B, WEW_v2.0, whole genome shotgun sequence genome encodes:
- the LOC119363042 gene encoding cytochrome P450 78A5-like produces MDLSMATGPEDSLLLLLLPATTLLPPLLAVLLLAASLLWLSPGGPAWALSLCRRPPPGPPGVVTALSSPVAHRVMAALSRSVHGGAALMSFSVGLTRVVVSSRQDTAREILVNPAFGDRPVKDAARHLLFHRAMGFAPSGDAHWRALRRLAAAHLFGPRRVAASAPHRSSIGTRMLGDVASLMARHGEVAPRRFLHAASLNHVMAVVFGKRYDDFTSQEGVVVEEMVNEGYDLLGTFNWADHLPFLKWLDLQGVRRRCNRLVRQVEAYVGNIIQEHKARRASGSGIADELSGDFVDVLLGLDREDKMSESDMIAVLWEMIFRGTDTVAILMEWIMARMVLHPEIQSKARAELDAVVGRGRAVMDEDVARLPYIQCIVKETLRMHPPGPLLSWARLAVHDAHVGGHLVPAGTTAMVNMWAIAHDAAVWPEPELFRPERFMEEEVSVLGSDLRLAPFGAGRRVCPGKMLALATVHLWLAQLLHRFEWAPATAASGGVDLSERLKMSLEMATPLVCRAVAR; encoded by the exons ATGGATCTTTCCATGGCTACCGGCCCGGAAGActccctcctcctgctcctcctcccggCTACCACCCTGCTCCCACCCCTGCTCGCCGTGCTTCTCCTCGCCGCCTCCCTCCTGTGGCTCTCACCGGGCGGTCCGGCGTGGGCCTTGTCCCTCTGCCGTCGCCCGCCTCCAGGCCCACCAGGCGTGGTCACCGCGCTCTCCAGCCCCGTGGCGCACCGCGTCATGGCGGCGCTGTCCCGCTCTGTCCATGGCGGCGCGGCATTGATGTCCTTCTCCGTCGGCCTCACCCGCGTGGTCGTGTCGAGCCGGCAAGATACGGCGCGTGAGATACTCGTCAACCCGGCGTTCGGCGACCGCCCTGTGAAGGACGCGGCGCGCCACCTCCTCTTCCACCGCGCAATGGGCTTCGCCCCGTCGGGCGACGCTCACTGGCGTGCCCTCCGCCGTCTCGCCGCGGCGCACCTATTCGGCCCGCGCCGCGTGGCGGCCTCCGCACCCCATCGCTCCTCTATTGGGACGCGCATGCTCGGCGACGTCGCCTCCCTCATGGCCCGCCACGGCGAAGTCGCCCCTCGGCGGTTCCTGCACGCGGCGTCCCTAAACCACGTCATGGCCGTCGTCTTCGGCAAGCGCTACGATGActtcacaagccaagaaggagtcgTCGTGGAGGAGATGGTAAACGAAGGGTACGACCTCCTCGGCACGTTCAACTGGGCAGATCACCTGCCATTCCTCAAGTGGCTCGACCTCCAGGGCGTGCGACGCCGGTGCAACAGGTTAGTCCGGCAGGTGGAGGCGTATGTCGGTAACATCATTCAGGAGCACAAAGCGAGGCGCGCCAGCGGATCAGGCATTGCGGATGAGCTCTCCGGCGACTTCGTCGATGTGCTCCTCGGCCTCGACAGAGAAGACAAGATGTCAGAGTCCGACATGATCGCCGTTCTTTGG GAGATGATCTTTCGAGGGACGGACACGGTGGCGATCTTGATGGAGTGGATCATGGCCAGGATGGTGCTGCACCCGGAGATCCAGTCGAAGGCCCGGGCGGAGCTGGACGCCGTGGTGGGGCGGGGCAGGGCCGTGATGGACGAGGACGTGGCGAGGCTCCCCTACATCCAGTGCATCGTCAAGGAGACGCTGCGCATGCACCCGCCGGGCCCGCTCCTCTCGTGGGCGCGGCTGGCCGTGCACGACGCGCACGTCGGCGGCCACCTCGTCCCGGCCGGCACGACGGCGATGGTGAACATGTGGGCCATCGCGCACGACGCGGCGGTGTGGCCCGAGCCGGAGCTGTTCCGGCCGGAGCGGTTCATGGAGGAGGAGGTGAGCGTGCTGGGCAGCGACCTCCGCCTGGCCCCGTTCGGCGCCGGGCGGCGCGTGTGCCCCGGCAAGATGCTGGCCCTCGCCACCGTCCACCTctggctcgcccagctgctgcaccGGTTCGAGTGGGCTCCCGCGACCGCGGCCTCGGGGGGCGTCGACCTGTCAGAGCGCCTGAAGATGTCGCTGGAGATGGCCACGCCGCTGGTCTGCAGGGCCGTGGCTCGCTAG